A genomic segment from Moorena sp. SIOASIH encodes:
- a CDS encoding B12-binding domain-containing radical SAM protein, with the protein MRVLLLYPLFPKTFWSYDKILELVNRKVLLPPLGLITVAALLPQDWEFKLVDRNIRDVTEAEFEWAELVIISAMIVQKTDALNQIKEAKRRGKLVAFGGPYPTSLPEEGKKAGVDFLILDEGEITLPMFVEALQRGETSGTFRTTEKPDVTQTPIPRYDLLELGAYDSMSVQFSRGCPFQCEFCDIIILYGRKPRTKEPAQLLKELDYLYDLGWRRGIFMVDDNFIGNKRNVKLLLKELKVWQKEHHYPFRFNTEASVDLAADSELMELMVESNFDAVFLGIETPDEESLKLTKKFQNTRSSLSDDVDKIIRAGLRPMAGFIIGFDGEKEGAGSRIISFVEQAAIPTAMFGMLQALPNTALWNRLEKEGRLRDNTKKDINQTTLMNFVPTRPIEEIGKEYIEAFWTLYDPERYIDRAYQCFLKLGPPKCKAPFKMPDLVDLKALATVIWRQGFKRSTRWKFWHHLFGIFRHNPAVWEHYLTLCAHNEHFLEYRQIVRDEIERQLVDTNPKLMDKKLIEI; encoded by the coding sequence ATGCGAGTCTTATTACTGTATCCGCTATTTCCGAAAACGTTTTGGTCTTATGACAAAATTCTTGAATTAGTTAATCGCAAAGTTTTATTGCCACCCTTAGGTCTAATTACTGTTGCTGCATTATTACCTCAAGACTGGGAATTTAAACTTGTTGACCGCAATATCCGAGACGTAACCGAAGCAGAATTTGAATGGGCAGAGCTGGTGATAATCTCAGCGATGATTGTCCAAAAAACTGATGCCCTAAACCAAATTAAAGAAGCCAAACGACGTGGTAAATTAGTAGCATTTGGGGGACCTTATCCTACCTCTTTACCCGAAGAAGGAAAGAAAGCAGGGGTGGATTTTCTCATCCTAGATGAAGGAGAAATCACCCTACCGATGTTTGTAGAAGCTTTACAGCGAGGGGAAACTAGTGGAACCTTTCGCACTACAGAGAAACCCGATGTCACTCAAACCCCGATTCCCCGCTATGATTTGTTAGAACTTGGTGCCTATGATTCAATGTCAGTGCAGTTTTCGCGGGGATGTCCTTTTCAGTGCGAATTTTGTGACATAATTATTCTCTATGGCCGCAAACCGAGAACAAAGGAACCAGCCCAGCTTCTCAAAGAATTGGATTATCTCTATGACTTAGGCTGGCGGCGTGGTATCTTTATGGTGGATGACAATTTTATTGGGAATAAGCGTAACGTTAAGCTACTGCTGAAAGAGCTAAAAGTATGGCAGAAGGAGCATCACTATCCCTTCCGATTTAATACTGAGGCATCTGTAGACCTAGCTGCGGATTCAGAATTGATGGAATTGATGGTAGAGTCTAACTTTGATGCTGTATTTTTAGGAATTGAGACACCGGACGAAGAAAGCCTTAAACTAACCAAAAAATTCCAAAACACTCGCAGCTCTCTAAGCGATGATGTAGACAAAATAATTCGCGCAGGCTTGCGACCAATGGCAGGGTTTATTATTGGTTTTGATGGAGAGAAAGAAGGAGCCGGTTCCCGTATTATTAGTTTTGTTGAACAGGCTGCTATCCCTACAGCAATGTTTGGCATGTTACAGGCTTTACCCAATACTGCTCTGTGGAATCGCTTAGAAAAAGAAGGGCGTTTGCGAGATAACACTAAAAAAGATATCAATCAAACCACCCTAATGAACTTTGTTCCTACTCGTCCCATTGAGGAGATTGGTAAAGAATACATAGAAGCATTCTGGACGCTATACGACCCTGAGCGCTATATAGACCGTGCCTATCAATGTTTTTTAAAGCTTGGCCCCCCTAAATGCAAAGCCCCATTCAAAATGCCGGATTTGGTAGATTTGAAAGCTCTGGCGACTGTAATTTGGCGTCAAGGGTTTAAGCGCAGTACTCGCTGGAAATTCTGGCATCATTTATTTGGTATTTTCAGGCACAATCCAGCTGTGTGGGAACATTACCTAACTCTATGCGCTCACAACGAACACTTTCTTGAATATCGTCAAATTGTCCGGGATGAAATTGAAAGACAGTTAGTTGATACTAATCCTAAGTTGATGGATAAAAAATTAATAGAGATATAG
- a CDS encoding ThiF family adenylyltransferase, which produces MSIFFHEQLYRTSQVMAQLRDYPVTVCGAGALGANITENLARSGFGKLKVIDCDRIEERNLSTQPYYRSDIGAHKAKILANSLYQAVGVKLEAKVKELTTGNTKQLLNNSTLVIDTFDNSVARQAVKDYCDSSQTPCLHVGLAEDYSEIIWNDNYRVPSPVNDDVCDYPLARNLVLMTTAVATEVIIEFISTTKKLDFTFTLRDLSIKPIL; this is translated from the coding sequence ATGTCAATTTTTTTCCACGAACAACTCTACCGTACCTCCCAAGTCATGGCGCAGTTACGTGACTACCCCGTGACCGTGTGTGGTGCAGGAGCACTTGGAGCCAATATTACCGAAAATTTGGCTCGTTCAGGGTTTGGAAAGCTAAAGGTGATTGATTGCGATCGCATTGAAGAGCGCAATCTTTCTACCCAACCCTACTACCGCTCTGATATTGGTGCCCATAAAGCCAAAATCCTTGCCAATTCTCTCTACCAAGCGGTTGGGGTAAAATTGGAGGCTAAGGTCAAGGAATTAACCACAGGTAATACCAAACAATTACTGAATAATTCTACTTTAGTCATTGACACCTTTGATAACAGTGTCGCTCGTCAAGCCGTAAAAGATTACTGTGATAGTTCCCAAACTCCTTGTCTTCATGTTGGGTTAGCAGAAGACTACAGTGAGATAATTTGGAATGACAATTATCGAGTCCCTTCCCCAGTTAATGATGATGTTTGTGATTATCCATTAGCTCGGAATTTAGTGCTGATGACTACAGCAGTTGCTACTGAAGTCATCATTGAATTTATTAGCACAACCAAAAAACTGGACTTCACCTTCACCTTGAGAGATTTAAGTATCAAGCCGATATTATAA